One Lytechinus variegatus isolate NC3 chromosome 14, Lvar_3.0, whole genome shotgun sequence genomic region harbors:
- the LOC121427301 gene encoding uncharacterized protein LOC121427301 — MSGKKKSSKNNSGDNEETNESYFLSLIKNELGKLSNSLSAKLTVLEKSIDSVREGQNSIVNSLSFLNEKFEEMKLKAEKIEKENRELKEQNICLQKRFSELTFQLNDLDQYHRRVNLEVAGVPERQGEVPERIVLNIAKHISPELAASDFDVVHRLGSKRQADNKARPIIVRFTTRRARNIMYDGRRKLKTLSTKDLGYNSDGKIYLNENLIASTKELMKDVNKARRDAGYKFLWTQNGRIYVRKDEKCQPIIIHSREDFSKL, encoded by the coding sequence ATGTCAGGGAAGAAAAAGTCGTCGAAAAACAACTCTGGTGATAACGAAGAGACAAATGAGAGCTATTTTCTATCATTGATCAAGAATGAGCTAGGGAAACTTTCCAATTCCTTGAGTGCTAAGTTGACCGTCTTGGAGAAGTCTATCGACAGTGTACGAGAGGGACAAAATAGCATTGTGAACTCGCTGTCGTTCCTCAACGAGAAATTTGAGGAAATGAAGTTGAAGGCCGAGAAGATTGAAAAGGAGAACAGAGAACTAAAGGAGCAGAATATCTGTCTTCAGAAGAGATTCAGTGAATTGACCTTCCAGCTTAACGATCTTGACCAGTACCACAGGAGGGTCAACTTGGAGGTGGCAGGTGTACCAGAACGACAGGGCGAGGTTCCTGAAAGGATCGTACTTAATATCGCGAAACACATCAGCCCTGAGCTTGCAGCATCCGACTTCGATGTGGTTCATCGGCTGGGTTCCAAACGCCAAGCTGATAACAAAGCCCGCCCAATCATCGTGCGATTCACCACAAGACGAGCTCGGAACATCATGTATGATGGGAGAAGGAAACTGAAGACCCTCTCCACAAAGGATCTAGGATACAACAGCGATGGCAAGATCTACCTCAATGAAAACTTGATCGCTTCCACTAAGGAACTAATGAAAGATGTCAACAAGGCCCGCCGAGATGCCGGATACAAGTTCCTGTGGACCCAGAATGGCCGAATCTATGTAAGGAAGGATGAGAAGTGTcaacccatcatcattcattccagAGAGGACTTTTCTAAGCTGTAG